The Sulfurospirillum diekertiae genomic sequence CAACTAATCCAGCAACCACAGAAGTTCCACTCACTTTTCCAGTGGCATATACATTGCTAATATCCGCGAAATTGGTACCAACAAGAGAAGCTGTATTACTTTGTGTAGAGGTTATATCCACATTTAACAGTCCAAAATCTCGGACAATACTTCCTGATGTTGTTTGTGAAAATAGTGCTGTATTTTGTGAAGATGAATTAATTTTGAGATTACTTATACTATGTCCCATTCCCGCAAAAGTACCGCTCAAAGATTGGATGATCGAATTGGTATAGGTAGCACCAGAGGCATCTAAATTATGGGCAATAGCAATGTTGACAGAAGGAGCGTAAATTGCAGAAAGGTCATATAAGCCATTTACAGGATCATAATAGTACTTCGAAAAAGCACTTGTAGCAGTGGTCTGATCATATTGTCCTGTTTTAGAATTGTAATATTTTATTGAACCAGACACCACCGTTGCATTTGCAATATCATATTTTCCCGTTATTGGGTTGTACCAATATTTGGTAATCCTTCCCGATGTCGGATAAACAGTCGTTTGATCATACAAACCTGTTTCTACATTGTAATAATAAGTCGTACCTCCACTCACAGTGGTTTTTGGTATATCGTATGCCCCACTGATCGGGTTATAATAATACACAACACCGCTGATTGTTGATGTAAGCATAATCGTACTTGCTTTGGTTGCAATAGAAACGTCATAGTTTCCAGTATTAGGGTTATACCAGTACCCTGTAAGAGCGTTATTTTTATCCAATGCATCCAGTTGGCTCATACTGTAAATCAGGGTATAGGCATTGCCATTGATGCTCAGTGCATCACCGCTACCTTGTCCACCAGTAAACGTAACACTTCCATAAACTCCACCACTGGTATCCGTTTGTGCCACAAGGTTGCCATTGGCATCGGTTGTTGTTCCACTGTAACTGGCTTTGGTACGAATGTTATAGGCATTGCCATAGGTCATACTTAGTGCGGCATTGGTGAGGCTAATAGCATTATTGATATTAATATCATGCCCTGCATTGAGGCTCAATCCTGCTTTGGTGGTAGGGGTTGCACTGTTGTAAGCGGTGTATTTACCAGTAATGGTTTTATTGACATTAATATCATTCAATGCATTTAAGGTTAAGGTGCTTGCAGCATCCCATGAGATAGTATCATTGACATTGATATTACCACTGGTTCCACTGGTTCCTGAAGAGGAAGCGATCGTGATACTCCCGTTATTGAGCAAACTCGAAAGCAAAGCCCCACTCATATCTCCACCACTAGCAGCAATGGTAAAATCTACAGGGTCAATGAGCCATAGTCCATTCTTTCCATTGGTTGATTTGGTAAGGATTTTAGCACTATCGTTAATCTTGACCTTATCCCCACTGGTTTCAATAAAACCACCATCACCGTTTGTAGGAGCAGAGGCATCGAGTGTGCCACTAACGGTTGTGGTTCCTCCATGAGCATACAAGGTGATCTCACCTTTTAAGTCATCTAAGGTTTGGGCTTGGATGAGGCCTTCATTATTGACTTGGGAAGCAAGAAGATCATTAGCTGCTTTGGCTGTGAGGATGACTTTTCCGCCATCGGCGTAGATAGCGTTTTTATTCTCTACTAAGGCGTTGAGGGTTCCTTCATCAATGGTGACACTCATCAAGGAGTCTCCATTAAAGTTCAAAGTGATTTTATCTCCAGAACTTAAGGCAACAGCTCCTTTGGTAGCAACTATGACACCTTGGTTAGAGACCTCTTTTCCAAGCAATGCTGCATAACCACTGTTAGCGATATTAATCGTTCCCATATTAATGACAGAGCCTTGAGAGCCATTGCCTTGGAAGACGAAGTTGTTCTTGTTAAAGTCTTCATCACTGAGGTTTAGTGTTGAAGCTACGAGTCCTGAGGTATTGACACTGGAACCTTGGGTAAAGAGGATACCATTAGAGTTTAGAAGAAATACTTTCCCATTGGCATTCAGTGCGCCCGCTATAACACTTGTCTCATTACCTACGACACGGTTAAGCGTTATAGAAGAGGCACTGGGTTGATTAAAGTTAACGCTTTCATTGGAACCAATCGAAAATCCTTGCCAATTGATCGAAGCTTTTTGCGTCGACTGGTTAATATTGGTAGTCGTTCCACTTGAGGCAATGGTTGCACTTCCACTACTAACAATGCCCCCTGTGGGAGCGGCACTCACCACACTGAAACAACTGACCATCGCCGATACCATCAGCATCACTCGCCCTTTGGACGCTATCTTGTAACGATTGATATAACACTTCTCTACATACATACATTGCCCTCCTTTTAACATTATTGTTTCAATGTGCAAATTTTATGCCGTTGTATAATATAAAACATAACGTTAAATAGAAATAAAG encodes the following:
- a CDS encoding two-partner secretion domain-containing protein codes for the protein MYVEKCYINRYKIASKGRVMLMVSAMVSCFSVVSAAPTGGIVSSGSATIASSGTTTNINQSTQKASINWQGFSIGSNESVNFNQPSASSITLNRVVGNETSVIAGALNANGKVFLLNSNGILFTQGSSVNTSGLVASTLNLSDEDFNKNNFVFQGNGSQGSVINMGTINIANSGYAALLGKEVSNQGVIVATKGAVALSSGDKITLNFNGDSLMSVTIDEGTLNALVENKNAIYADGGKVILTAKAANDLLASQVNNEGLIQAQTLDDLKGEITLYAHGGTTTVSGTLDASAPTNGDGGFIETSGDKVKINDSAKILTKSTNGKNGLWLIDPVDFTIAASGGDMSGALLSSLLNNGSITIASSSGTSGTSGNINVNDTISWDAASTLTLNALNDINVNKTITGKYTAYNSATPTTKAGLSLNAGHDININNAISLTNAALSMTYGNAYNIRTKASYSGTTTDANGNLVAQTDTSGGVYGSVTFTGGQGSGDALSINGNAYTLIYSMSQLDALDKNNALTGYWYNPNTGNYDVSIATKASTIMLTSTISGVVYYYNPISGAYDIPKTTVSGGTTYYYNVETGLYDQTTVYPTSGRITKYWYNPITGKYDIANATVVSGSIKYYNSKTGQYDQTTATSAFSKYYYDPVNGLYDLSAIYAPSVNIAIAHNLDASGATYTNSIIQSLSGTFAGMGHSISNLKINSSSQNTALFSQTTSGSIVRDFGLLNVDITSTQSNTASLVGTNFADISNVYATGKVSGTSVVAGLVAASGTELTPLQTLYSSFADVDVSGSYGSSAGLVGTAYSLKIVNSHSSGDVKMSSKDAMNTGGLVGSASKGFILNSYATGDVYAAQKTGGLVGLYNTIIDGDNFIENSFSTGAVTGTYNIGGLVGRIGNVIRSDGGFSIKNSYATGNITPTNVDTINYETTGVGGLVGYAITTGKGKMSIVDSYARGNINATNLTNVAYISVGGLVGVLDNDFLIENSYATGDISGLYNAGGLVGQTSSTKNYPTQTISKSYATGKVSGNSAGGLVGSVIGNSTSTVIVKSSYATGDVTGTGNLQVGGLIGFIGGKNTFIIDSYATGNVMGGNSQNGVGGLVGRSGASIINSYATGLVRANNMAKVGGLVGYTQSGSSITNSYYNANTNAKGVGSGKGVATGLNGDEVDDAKYYADGTITQVLANRAAAAAAKAAAEQAARDAAAQAAAEEATRKAQLVAEEAARLAAEKAALDEHVANANQQTNTLRKHEKALPLLAIENTFKQTPTPLTQNITVIDPTYSASIKTIVIDGKTYVIEDDEEDKK